GGCGTTACCGTAAAGGTTACGTAAGCTTCAAGCTTGAAGGGTTTTGGCATGAACCTTCAGGGAAGGTCTGCATGGTGGGGATTGGCAGTGGTTACTCCAAAAAAGGTGACTCTCTCAACGTGAATGCTGTTTTTAAGCTCAATGATGTGTTCAATGTAAGCAATATCACTACCTTGGTCAGTGGAAGCTTGGAGAATTTGAGTTCTGAAAAGGGTGATGATAATTCCTTCGAACCCATTTCTGTGTTGATGCTTCCAAATGAAAAATACAATTATACTCTGGATTCTGCAGAAGTTGTCAATGAGTTTTCTGATGGGAGTGATGCTGATGCTGATCAAGGATTAGCATTGAATTTAGATTCATTGAGTTTTTGTAAGTCTCCCATCACTTGGGTGCTCAGAAATCTCCAATTACAGTACTCTCTTGAGTGCCATGATTCTAAGAATTGCAGCATAAGTGGGAGTTCTGGTAAACTTCCACCTCTAATGTCTTTGACAACCATTGGGTGTTCTCAGACTACTAAGAAACATAGATTAAGGGTTCTGGTGGAATTTCaagatattaattattatctGATTAACCAGAGTTTTGATCCCAAAACTATGTTAGTAGGGGAAGGATGGTGGGATGAGAAGAACAACATGTTGAGTGTAGTTGCTTGCCATTTCATGGGCAAGTCATCATCCTTGGTTGAAACTCATGTGGGTGATTGCTCAGTAAGACTAAGATTGAGATTCCCCTCAATTTGGTCAATAAAAAACACCAGCACCATAGTGGGCCAAATTTGGAGCAATAAGAGTGCAATTGATTCAGGATATTTCAAGATGGTAACATTTAGGAATGATGACGGTCGTGGGGTGGGAATTCATGGCTTAAAGTACGAGTTTAGCGAGCTAGAAAGGGTTAACAAATCATGTCCAAGGCCAACACATAAGCCTAATGACAAGGGGAAAAGATACCCAGAGGCCTATTCTTATAACATGAGATTTGATATGTCAGTTAAAGAGTCCAAGAAAAGAGTAGCTTGGGGTTATTCAGAACCCATAGCTGTTGATGATGAAATCTCTGAGTTTTCCCAATATACATCTGAATCTTTCATAATCTCAAATGAAGTTCCTGATGGAACCATTGACATCAACAACGGTAGCTTGTTTAACATCAGCTACAAGATAAGCCTCTCCGTGTTGACTCCTTCAGTTAACAAGAATTCTGTGTTTAACTTGTCCTCTGAGAGAGTGAAGATCAATGCAGAAGGAGTTTATGATGCTGGAGCAGGAACCTTGTGTATGGTAGGTTGTCGTGAACTTAACCCAAAAAATGAGACACCAGTGGCTCATTCTACGGACTGTGACATTCTTCTGAATATTCAGTTCCCACCATTGGACTCAAGTGATAGAAGCTACATCAAGGGAAGTATTGAAAGCATGCGCAAAGAATCTGATCCTCTTTACTTCAAGCGTTTAGACATATCAGCAGTTTCATACTACAGGCAAGCAGCAAGGAGAAATCTTTGGAGAATGGACATGGAAGTGATCATGGCTCTGATATCTACAACTCTTGCATGTGTTTTTGTGGGGTTGCAACTCTACAAGGTGAAGAGAGAACCAAATGTGCTCCCCTTCATCTCACTGATTATGATGTCAATTCTCACTTTGGGTCACATGGTACCTCTTGTTCTGAACTTTGAAGCTCTTCTCACTCAAAATCCCAACAACAACAGAAGGTGGATATTTGGAAACAATCCATGGCTTGAAGTGAATGAAGTGAGTGTGAGGCTTGTCACCATGGTGGCTTTCTTGTTGCAATTCAGGCTCCTGTATCTCACATGGTCAGCAAAAAAGAGTGCTGAAAGCAAGATTGCTGAGAGGAACACTGCTTATGTTACATTACTTTTGTATGCAGCAGGGTTTCTTGTTGCATTCTTGTTGAAGTTGAAGAAGAATGGAGACAAGGATTCTGTGTATGTTCCTATGTACAACCAACCTTCATCATGGGAGAACATCAAATCTTATGGTGGTTTTGTTTTGGATGGTTTTCTCTTGCCACAAATCATTCTTAACCTGTTTTCAAACATGAGTGGCAATGTTCTTTCATGCTCCTTTTACTTTGGAACTACTTTTGTGAGATTGTTGCCCCATGCTTATGATCTTTACAGGACTCACACTGATGATCCTCTTGGTAATGGATCATACTACTATGCAGATCCAAGTGAAGACTTTTACTCAACCGCTTGGGATATTGCCATTCCATTGGGAGGGTTTTTCTTTGCTGTTATTATCTTCTTGCAGCAACGTTTTGGTGCTCATTATGTTTTGCCTCAGAGATTCAAAAGGGTGTATCAGAAGGTGCCTGTAGTTACTGATTCAGAAGCAGAAGTAGAGACAACCAACAAGTAAAATGCCCCTATGATCACTCTCAAGAAGTTCTGTTCAATGTTCAtgtatttcaaacttttaactAGTTATGAACTTGTATTGTGTGTAGTTTCTGTAATATTTTGttcttgtttgtttgtttgtttttggtAAGTTTGTAACATGACTTGTGCCATTGtacttatattttgaaattatacgAGTTAAAGTGCTTTTGTTGATTATGGAATTGGTTACTGATGAATCTATGGATCATATTTTAAAAGCATTGGATACTCTGTTTAGGGAAAGTTCATCTTAGTGTAGTGTTATCTGAATGAATGTTGaagaatacataaaaaaaataaaattatatatataaatatttaagatgCCAGATTCTTGCCTCGTAAGTTTTGAATTTTGGTCATCGTGAAAATttgtaaacaaatttataatgttgAGTCCAC
This region of Vigna unguiculata cultivar IT97K-499-35 chromosome 5, ASM411807v1, whole genome shotgun sequence genomic DNA includes:
- the LOC114182992 gene encoding uncharacterized protein LOC114182992 → MFMDSLLTILFSLFTFFSFNLVPSFASPPSYQDHCASTVPHSTPTTKLSNNPFPLSDHHYGFYKGGDTIIDVGASWNSFSFHLSKRSTRATQNPNLFKLQGTVSFRSANTFSDGSYYVGQRRYRKGYVSFKLEGFWHEPSGKVCMVGIGSGYSKKGDSLNVNAVFKLNDVFNVSNITTLVSGSLENLSSEKGDDNSFEPISVLMLPNEKYNYTLDSAEVVNEFSDGSDADADQGLALNLDSLSFCKSPITWVLRNLQLQYSLECHDSKNCSISGSSGKLPPLMSLTTIGCSQTTKKHRLRVLVEFQDINYYLINQSFDPKTMLVGEGWWDEKNNMLSVVACHFMGKSSSLVETHVGDCSVRLRLRFPSIWSIKNTSTIVGQIWSNKSAIDSGYFKMVTFRNDDGRGVGIHGLKYEFSELERVNKSCPRPTHKPNDKGKRYPEAYSYNMRFDMSVKESKKRVAWGYSEPIAVDDEISEFSQYTSESFIISNEVPDGTIDINNGSLFNISYKISLSVLTPSVNKNSVFNLSSERVKINAEGVYDAGAGTLCMVGCRELNPKNETPVAHSTDCDILLNIQFPPLDSSDRSYIKGSIESMRKESDPLYFKRLDISAVSYYRQAARRNLWRMDMEVIMALISTTLACVFVGLQLYKVKREPNVLPFISLIMMSILTLGHMVPLVLNFEALLTQNPNNNRRWIFGNNPWLEVNEVSVRLVTMVAFLLQFRLLYLTWSAKKSAESKIAERNTAYVTLLLYAAGFLVAFLLKLKKNGDKDSVYVPMYNQPSSWENIKSYGGFVLDGFLLPQIILNLFSNMSGNVLSCSFYFGTTFVRLLPHAYDLYRTHTDDPLGNGSYYYADPSEDFYSTAWDIAIPLGGFFFAVIIFLQQRFGAHYVLPQRFKRVYQKVPVVTDSEAEVETTNK